The Parvibaculum sp. DNA segment CCATGGCGACGCCGTTGACGGCCGCGATGACCGGCTTGGTGAGATCGAAGCGCGCGGTGAGGCCCGCAAAGCCCGTTGCCGGCACTTCCAGCTTGTTGCCCTCGGCCTGCCACCGTAGATCGTTGCCGGCGCTGAAAGCGCGATCCCCCGCACCCGTGATGATGGCGACCCAGAGATCGGGGTCGGCGGCGAAATCGTTAAAGATACCTTCCAGCTCGAAATTGGCCGGCGGGTGAAGCGCGTTCATGCGCTCCGGGCGGTTTATGGTGACGACGAGCAGGTGGCCATCGCGCTCAGCCGTACAAAATTCGGTCATGGACGTTCCCCGGTAATGTTCGTGTGCATTTTTCGCAGTCTGCCGCGACTTTGCCCGGTCCAAACCGGTGCGGCAAGCGGCGCCGCGTTGACGCAACGGTAACCAAACCGCCCTAAAAATAAACCTTGGAACCGGCGCCGAACGCGCCACGAACCTGTGCGAAACGAGAAAATGGCCCAACCGAACGAAATGCGCGCAACAAATCCGGCGGACCACCCCGGCACCACGGCGATGCGCTGGGTGCTGAAATATGGCGATCGCGTCTATGGTCCCTACAGCTTCGACGCGATGGCGGCCTATGCCGCCGAGGGCCGCGTCGCGCCGCACAGCCTCGTTGCGCCGGAAGGCACGCCCGCAGGCGCCAGCACATGGCGCGCCGCCGGCGACCTGCCGCAATTCGCCGTCCTTTTCGGAGGCGAGCCTGCAGCCGAAGTCGAGGTCGAGGCGGACGTCGAAACAGAAACGGCTGCGCAACCGGATCCTACTGTCGCGGCGGAGATCAATGCCCCCGCTGACGAAGAAACCGTCGCGCATGCCGAAACGCCGTCCGAACCCGTCGCACAGCCCGCTATCGAAGCGCAGCCTGCGGCAGCCTCCGCACAGTCAGGCGAACAGCGCCGCCAGCCCTATGGCCCCGGCAAAGGCCAGGTCGATCGGCGCAAGCAACCGGAGACGGCGAACTTCCTGATCGTGCTCGACATCAAGGCGCGCTTTGCCGGCCCGCTGGAACAGGCGATCATGTCGCTCGGGCCCGCCTACAAACTCGCGGCCAATGTGTGGTGCGTCAACACCGACGCGACCGCGCCCGGCCTGCTCAACGATCTGAGCGTGCATATCGGCAAGACGGATTCGATGTTCATCGTCGATACGACGCGTGATCGCACTGCATGGAGTTCGATGGGGCCGGAAGTCGACGCAAAAATTCGCCGCGTCTGGCGCCGCACTTACTGACGTTCTCCGCTGCATTCGCAAAAATGCCGCCGCAAGGTGGCCAAATGCGATGTCGGGTGCTAGTATTTTCGCCGTTGGGGCTCTCAGGTCATTCACCTGAGAGCCCTTTTGTTTTCGCCCCTCCCCTCATCGAAACGCAAAGGCAGAACAATGGCAGCAGCAAACGGCAACACGGTGCGCGTGCACTACACCGGCACGCTGGATGACGGAACCGTGTTCGACACGAGCCGCGGCGGCGACCCGATCGAGTTTGCGGTCGGCAAGCGCATGGTCATCGCCGGCTTCGAGGAGGCCGTGGTCGGCATGGAGCCCGGCGACAGCAAGAAGCTGACAATTCCGGCGACGGAAGCCTATGGCGAACACGATCCGCGCCTCGTGCAGGACGTGCCGCGCTCCGAGCTTCCACAGGGACTGGAGCCCGAACCCGGCATGCAGCTCAAGGCAAGCGGTGGCGATGGCCGCGAAATCGCGCTGGTCGTTACGGACGTCACGAGCGAGATGGTGCGGCTCGACGCCAATCATCCGCTGGCCGGGCAGGACCTCACCTTCGAGATCCAGCTCGTCGAGGTCGCCTGAACGGCAACACCTAGCCACCCGGCCGGGGCAGCGGCAACCGCATGGGGTGCTGCGCCGGCGATGTGCGCGTCGAAATGTCGGGCTCGAAATCCAGGACGCTCGCGTCATCGGATTGCGCACGCGGCGCGGGAAGCGGCACGCGCCGCACCGGAACCGGTTCCGGCGCCGCCGTCTCCGTTCCTTCGGTCGCTATTTGTGCCGGTTCGTCCCGAGGATGCGCGGCGGCGGTCCGCGCCATGTCCGCCATGATCGAAACGGCACGGCGCCAGCGCAGGATCAGCGGTGCTCCGAGCGCGCTGACATCGGCGCATTTCGCCGTCGGCGTCTCCCCGCGGTCGCATAGCGCCGTGGCGCGCACGATCTCGAACTGAAACTGCGCCCGGCGCAGGAACTCCGGAAAAACGCCGCTCTCCCGCGCCGCCTCGACCAGCGGCAGATATGTCGCGCAATCTGTCTGCTGGCGTTCGAGCATTTCGGCGAGCCGCACCGCCTCGCGCGAGCCTTCGGATGGCGCCGCCTCGCAAATGCGCCACATCAGCTCCGCCGTCGCGTGATCGTAGAGCAGAATCAGCCCCCGGCTGCGATCGTCGAGCGACGCGTAAAGCCGCGCCGTATCGCGCGGGTCCCAGCGGCGAAACTGATCGATGAACACCGTGATGTCGGCGCGGGCGCCGGGTGGCGGCGCGGGCAGAAAGCGGCTTTCCGGTTTTGCGGGAACGGCGGGCCGAACGCCGCGCTTCAGAAAAGAAAACTCGCGCGACGACGCCATGTCGGGCTGGCCGCCGCTCGATGGAATGAAAAGAAACTGCAATCCGAGCGGCCGTTCCTCGATATGAAAAAACGCCGCATCGCTTGTGCCGCCGGAAAGGCGCAGTGCGCCCTGCGCCTCGCCCGTATCGCCGCCCGCACGCTCGCCGTTGATCGCATAGACACTGCCGCCCGGCGTCGTCAGCCGGCCGACGACGCGGGTTCCGACCTGTTGCAGCGTCAGTTCCATGCCCGCCGCATCGCCGATGCCGTCATAGCCGCCAGTGAACTCCGCCGCCGGCGCGCGCACCATCGTCAGCAGTCCGAACAGCACGACCGCCGCCGCCAGTTTCGCCGCCAATGCCGCACGCCGGGCGGCAAGCCTCCGCATCCTTGCCCCCTTGCGCCTTTCGGGCGCGGCCTCGTCTAGCGTCCCTTGAATTTCGGTTCGCGCTTTTCGATGTAGGCCGTCATCCCTTCCTTCAGGTCTTCGGTCCGCATCAGCGGCAGCAATTGCAGATAGACATGATGCACATGTTCCGGGAACGGCTCGTTGAGCCCCATGCGCATCATCCGCTTGGCGGCACGCACGGCGAGCGGCGCGTTGCCGGCAATCTCGGCGGCAAGCGCACGGGCGCGCGGCATCAGATCGGCATCGGCAACGACTTCGGATGCAAGCCCCCACGCGACGCTCTCTTCGGCCGACAATGTGCGCCCGGTGAAAATCAGTTCCGCCGCCTTCGACCAGCCGAGAAGACGCGGCAGGATCCATGTGCCACCCGATTCAGGCAGCAACCCGCGCTTGCAGAATGCGGCGGCGAACTTCGCCGACTTCGCCATCAGCCTTATGTCGCAGCCGAGCGCCGTGTCCATGCCATAGCCCGCCGCACCGCCATTGACGGCGCAGACGGTGGGCGTCTCCATCGCATGCAGCACAGTCGGCGGCGTATGATTGAGATCGAGCGTCGTCGAGGTGACGCCGCCGCTCTGGCCGATCGAAAGATTGCCGCTCGCCTGCGGGCGCAGGTCGAGGCCCGCGCAGAAGGCGCGACCGGCGCCGGTCAGGATCACGCAGCGCACCTCCGGATCGCGGTCCGCCTCCAGCAGCCTTTCGGTCAACTGGTTCAGCATGACGCCCGAAATCGTGTTCATGCGCTCCGGCGCATTGAGCGTGATGGTCGCGATATGGTCGGAGACCTCGTAGAGGACTTCCTGCGGCGCGGCTTCGGGCGCCTGTTTGGCCTGGCTCAT contains these protein-coding regions:
- a CDS encoding DUF4339 domain-containing protein; this encodes MAQPNEMRATNPADHPGTTAMRWVLKYGDRVYGPYSFDAMAAYAAEGRVAPHSLVAPEGTPAGASTWRAAGDLPQFAVLFGGEPAAEVEVEADVETETAAQPDPTVAAEINAPADEETVAHAETPSEPVAQPAIEAQPAAASAQSGEQRRQPYGPGKGQVDRRKQPETANFLIVLDIKARFAGPLEQAIMSLGPAYKLAANVWCVNTDATAPGLLNDLSVHIGKTDSMFIVDTTRDRTAWSSMGPEVDAKIRRVWRRTY
- a CDS encoding peptidylprolyl isomerase, producing MAAANGNTVRVHYTGTLDDGTVFDTSRGGDPIEFAVGKRMVIAGFEEAVVGMEPGDSKKLTIPATEAYGEHDPRLVQDVPRSELPQGLEPEPGMQLKASGGDGREIALVVTDVTSEMVRLDANHPLAGQDLTFEIQLVEVA
- a CDS encoding enoyl-CoA hydratase/isomerase family protein; translated protein: MSQAKQAPEAAPQEVLYEVSDHIATITLNAPERMNTISGVMLNQLTERLLEADRDPEVRCVILTGAGRAFCAGLDLRPQASGNLSIGQSGGVTSTTLDLNHTPPTVLHAMETPTVCAVNGGAAGYGMDTALGCDIRLMAKSAKFAAAFCKRGLLPESGGTWILPRLLGWSKAAELIFTGRTLSAEESVAWGLASEVVADADLMPRARALAAEIAGNAPLAVRAAKRMMRMGLNEPFPEHVHHVYLQLLPLMRTEDLKEGMTAYIEKREPKFKGR